TGAGCTCCTGCACGAGGCCAAAGCCGCCCGGCCGGAGCTGCCGGTGATCATGATCACCGCCTACGCCTCGCCCCAGGACGCGGTGACCGCCATGAAGGAAGGGGCCTTCGACTATGTCACCAAGCCCTTCAAGGTGGACGAGATCAAGGCCATCCTGGCCGCGGCCCTGGAAACAGCCAAGAACGTTGCCGTGGCCTCGTCACCAGGCCCGGACACCGGCAGCTTTGAAGGGATCGTCGGCACCAGCCCGGAGATGCGCCGGATCTTCGAGGTCATCCGCCGTATCGCCCCTACCCGGGCCAATGTGCTCATCACCGGCGAATCGGGCACCGGCAAGGAACTGGTCGCCCGGGCCATCCACCGCCTGGCCAGCGTCGAGGAGCGGCCGTTTGTGCCCATCACCTGCAGCGCCATTCCCGAGCCGCTTTTGGAAAGTGAGCTCTTCGGCCATGTCAAAGGCGCGTTCACCGGCGCCACCAGCGGCAAGGTGGGACTCTTCGAGCTGGCCAGCCATGGCACGGTCTTCCTGGACGAGATCGGCGAGCTGCCGCCGATGCTCCAGGTCAAGCTCCTGCGGGTGCTCCAGGAGCGGGAGGTCAAAAGGGTGGGCGGCACCGAGACGGTGAAGGTGGATCTCAGGATCGTGGCCGCCACCAACCGGGACCTGGAAGAGGAGGTGATGGCCGGCCGCTTCCGGGAGGACCTCTTCTACCGGCTGGCCGTGGTGCCCCTCCGGGTGCCGCCCTTGCGGGAGCGCAAGGGGGATGTGCCCCTCCTGGTGGCCCATTTTCTGCGGGAGCATGCCGCCCGCATGGGCAAGGCAGCCAGCGGCATCTCCAGCTATGCCCTGCAGGTGCTCCTGGACTACGACTTTCCGGGCAACGTCCGGGAGCTGGAGAACATCATCGAGCGGGGTCTGGCCCTGGAAAGCTCCACCATCATCCTGCCGGAGAGCCTGACCCTGTCTTTGCACAAGAAGAGGCTGCGGCAGCATGCCGAAGAGGACGCGCCACCAGCTGCGCCACCGGCGGGGATCGACCAGAGCGATGTCTTCGCTCTCGGCCTCGACGAGGTGGTGGCCCGCACGGAAAAGAGGCTCATCGAGCTGGGGCTGGCCCGGGCCGGCGGCTCCAAGATGCGGGCCGCCGAGCTCCTCAAGGTCAGCTTCCGCTCCCTGCGCTACAAGATCCACAAATACGGCATCCCCTCCTGACGCGTCCGGCTATGCCCCTGCGACCCCTGGTCGGTCCCCCCAGCGGTGGCCCCAGCGACTTCACCAGCCCCGGCACCCGCGGCCGCCTGCAGTGGCTGCTCTTTCTGCGGACAGTGGTGGTATCCCTGGTGCTGGGGGTGAGCGTGCTCCTCCAGTCCAAGGGACAGGGGATCGTCATTCCGCCCCTGACCTATCTGGCCGCCTTTATTGCCGGCGTCTACGGGATCTCGATCCTGTCGGCCTTCTGTCTTCGGCTGTTGGCCCGCCTGGACCGCTTTGCCCTGGTCCAGCTGGTCATCGATGCGGCCCTGGTCACCGCCCTCGTCTACAGCACCGGCTGCAGCCAGAGCATCTTCACCATCCTCTTCTTCTTCCCCATCATCGGCGGCAGCCTCATCCTCTACCGGACCGGCGGCCTGGTGCTGGCGGCCCTGGGCAGTGCCGGCCTCGGCCTCACCCTGAGCCTGGAATACTTCCGGCGCTATCCGGCCTACTTCCAGCAGTTCGCCTTCATGCCCTCCTGGGACCTCCTGGCCCTGGTCAACCTCTTCACCATCCATGCCCTGTCCTTCTTCCTGGCCGCCTTCCTCTCCTCCTGGCTGTCCGAGCGGCTGCGGCGCACCGAGGCGGCCTTGAGCCGCACCGCCGAGAGCCTGGATCGGCTGTCCGCCCTCTCCAAGCGCATCTTCGACGACATCAGCACCGGCATCCTGACCATGGACAGCGGCGGCCGCATCACCTCCGCCAACCGGGCGGCGGCCGAGATCACTCGCTTTGCGGCCGCCGATCTCATGAGCCGGCCCATGGCCGAGATCTTTCCCAGCATCGACCCGGGGCGGTCCCGCCGCAGCCGGGCCGAGGCCGAGATCCAGCGCGCCGACGGCTCCCGCATCCCGGTGGGCTACTCGTCGTCGGTGCTCCGCACCCAGGAGGGCCAGGGGGACGGCTGGGTGATCACCATCCAGGACCTGTCCCAGATCAAGCAGATGGAGGCCCAGGTCATGCAAGCCGAAAAGCTGGCCGCCATCGGCGAGATGGCGGCCGGCATCGCCCATGAATTCCGCAATCCCCTGGCCGCCATCTCCGGCGCCGCCCAGGTGCTGCGGGACGACCCCGCCATGGCGCCCGGCCACCAGGGCCTCATGACCATCATCACCCGGGAATGCGACCGGCTGTCCGACAGCATCGCCGATTTCCTGTTGTTCTCGAGGCCGGCCCTGCCGGAGAAGGGCTGGTTCTCCCTGAGCAACCTGGTAGAGGAGACGGTGACCATCCTGGAGCGCACCCCCGCCTGGAGCGAGACGGTGCAGATCCGGGACCGGATTCCGGCCCAGCTCGATCTCTACGGAGACGAGCGGCAGATGAAGCAGGTGCTGCTCAATCTCCTGGCCAACGCCCTCCAGGCCCTGGCCGGCCGGAGCGGCTTCGTGGAGATCGGCGCCCGGGAGGAGGAGGGGCCGGATGGTCAATCCCAGGCCCTGATCACCGTGCGGGACAACGGCCCCGGCATCCCCGCCGGCCTCCAGGCCCGCATCTACGACCCCTTCTTCACCACCCGGGAGAACGGCACCGGCCTGGGTCTCGCCATTGTGCAGCAGATCGTCCGCCACCACGGCGGCCAGATCAGCGTCGCCAGCAGCCCCGACACCGGCACCGCCTTCACCGTCGCCCTGCCCCTGCCGGACCAGCCGTGAGGCGGCCGTTCCGGAGAACGACCCGGCCCCAGGCCTCAGCCCAGCCGTGCGTCAAGCTCCGCTCGCAGGGCCGGATAGCGGCGGTACCGTGCCCGGAGATCCGCCAGCCAGCGAGCCCCGGCCGAGCTCCGATCCAGAGCGGCGCAAACCAAGACCAGATCCGCCGCCTGGCCGTACACCGTCCGTTTCTTGGCACCGGTGGCCCCGGCTAGCCGCTGCTCGGCCGCCTGGCGCATGGCTTCGAGGATGGCGGCCCGCGCCTGGCCATCGGGTGCCTCGGCCGCACCAGCCCGACGCAGCACCTCCAGGGCCGAAGGCGTTGCCAGCTGGGGCTCGTCAATGTCATCGGCCGACCAGCCCGGCTCGCCCTCGAAGCCCTCCCACAGCGGCATCCATGGACCAGCATCGCCGGCGGGGCCACCGGTGAGGATCCTCTGAAACACGGGAAACAGGAAATACCCGGGATGGTCGTTGTCGGACCAGCCCAGGCCTGGCGCCTTCGCCAGCAGCCGGACCGCCGCCATATGATCCCCGGTCACCAGGCGGAGAAGGCCCTCCTCGCAAACATCCATCCTGGGGCACGTCTCCAGCGCCTCGGCCGCGGCCTTCCTGATGGCAGCCGCCCCCGATAACGAGCCCAGCCAGCGCCGCAGGCGGACCAGGCTGGGGGCCTTGCGCCACACACTTTCAAGCCGGGCCGCAAGATCCTTGAGGCCCATTTCCTGGGCCGCCAGGGCCGCTCCGTCGAGGAACCTCCCTTGCGCGTACTCCTCGCGGACAATGGACGCCGCCTCCTCGAAAGCCTGCAGGGCGGCCGGCCACTCCTTGGCCTCCACCAGGCTCCCGCACCAGGCCCGCAGATCATGGGCCCTTCTCGTGGCACGGGCGATCCTGGCCAGGCCGTCCACCCCCTCCACGCGCTGCACCACCTCCCGCAGGCACTCATCCGGGTCGTCTGCCCAGTCCAACTGGCCAGTCGCGGCATGCTCCTCCAACAGATCCCGCCACCGGGGTAGAAACTCGGCGAGACCAGGCAACGGCTCCACCGCCACCGCTTCCATTTCGCGCAACGGCTCATCGAAAAACGCGATACCGCTCACCTCGCTGCAGGCTGCCATCAGTGCCTGGGCCCGCTCCTCAGGCTCGGAAGTCATGTACACCGCAACCAGGTACTGGGCCACACATTCCATCTCATCGGTGCGCAGCACCTCGGCCACCGGCTCATCCTGGCCGAGGTCGATCTCACCTTCGCCAAGCGGCGGCAAGAGGGCCTGGAAGATCGCACGGGCGTCACCGTATCGCCGGTGGCGAAAGGCGGCTGTCCCCTGGCGCAGATGAAGATCCACCTCCTCCGGGTCGGCGAAGCCCCGCCTTTGCGCTGCCACAGAAAAAGCGGCCGCCGCCGCCATCTCAGCCGGACTCGGCCCGGATGGTGCCCAGCCGGATCCGGCTCGGTCAACCCAATCCTTGAGGTTGTTGACCAGGACGCCCCGGATCCGGCCATCCAGCTCAGGCAGGATGGCGCGGATCAGGTCCCGCAGCTGATCCGCGCTCATGGCCGCCAGGGCCGCCTCCACATCGGCGAGCCCGGACCGCGGTTCTGCCCCGTATCGCTGTCTCATCATCCAAGACTCCACCGCCGGCCCAGCACCCTGGTCACCAGGCGGTTGTCAAAGGTTTCACCGGCCGCCAACGCCGTCGGTTGATCGGTGATGGCACTTGCCGCCGCTCATGGGCTCCACCTCGCGCGAACATGGCTTCTCGATCCTGATCGACGTCCCGCCCCAGTTGGATCGGACAGGACCAGGGCAGTATCACGCGCCCCAAACGCAAAAAACCGCCTGGCAGGCGGTCCGGTCATGACTGGCCCACGGTTGTCCCTGGCAAGGGGGCATTGGGAAACGCCCTGCAGGCGGAAAGAAAGGCCGCAAGGGGGGACGCCCCCTCGGCGCCTCAGGGCGAGTCGTGATGGTGATCCCCTGGGTCGTGGGACTCGTCGCTGGCCAGGGCCACGGCGCTTACGCTCCACATGCCGGAGGAAACCGACCCGCTGGTGGTCGAAGGGGTGACCGTCGGCAGTGAGCTCCGGACGATGGCAATCGGCGTGGGCTCGTCGGGCGCCGGCCGTTCCGTGGTGATGACCGGCGCCAGCGCCGCCAGCCGCTCTCCCCGGAAGGGGTAGCTGAACTTGAGTCCCACCGGCAGTGTTACGCCCAGGTAGGAAAAGGAGGACTGGAAGCTCATCACGATCTTGCCAGCCAACGAGCCGTCCTCGAGAATCCTGCCCAGGAGGAAGCACCGGCGGCCGGTCATGGGGCCCATCGTCATGCCGGGGTACTGGACCAAGGCCTGCTGCAGGGCCTGCCGGAGCTGGGCCGCCAGACCCGCCTCATCCAGGTCTCCCACCACGTACCCCTGGACCACGCTCCAGGTGCCCAGGTGACCATCCGACCAGGACAGGGAGCCGTCCTGGGAAAAAAGAAGATTCTCGGGCACCCGCTGGCTCATCCGCATCGGCGGCATGACCCCGGACATGGTCATGGTCAGGGTCATGTTCCCCTGGACCGCCCAGGAGCCCACCGGCGAGGTGTCGGCCCAGCCCGATCGAGTCAGGGCCAGCAGGGCAAGAACCGTGATTCCCAAGGCGGTGACGGCGCGGCGCAGCATGGCTTGGCTCCTCCTTGCAGGGGTGTGGCTCGGCCCAGGGGCCTCCTGCCCCTGACAGCCCTCTGTGCCGCCCACCTTAGCCAACGATTGCCAGGCTGTCGAGAACAATATTTCGCGGGGGAATAGTGGGCACCAGGAAGCACGCGGCCTGCGCCAGGCCGGCTGCCAGATGTTCCGGCTACTCCTTTTCCTTGCGCACCCGGGCGCCCAGGCCGGAAAGCTTGTCCACCAGCCGTTCGTAGCCCCGCTCCAGGTGGTAGATGCGCAAGACCTCGGTGGTGCCCTGGGCCGCCAGGCCGGCCACCACCAGGGAGGCGGAGGCCCGAAGATCGGTGGCCATCACCGGCGCGCCAAAAAGCTTGCCCTGGCCGCGGACGATGGCCGCCTTGCCGCTGATCTGGATCTCAGCGCCCAGGCGCCGCAGCTCTGCCACGTGCATGAACCGGTTCTCGAAGATGGTCTCGGTGATCACCGACAGCCCGTTGCCCAGGCACATGAGGGCCATCATCTGGGCCTGGAGGTCAGTGGCAAAGCCCGGAAACGGCAGGGTCTTGATGTCCACGTTCCGGATCGGGCCGTTGCGCCGCACCCGGATGGCCTGCTCCTGCTCGGTCACCGTGAGGCCGGCGGCTCGCAGCTTGTCCGGGAGGGACGGCAGGTGGGACGGCAGGCAGCCGGTTACCGTCACGTCACCGCCAGTGGCGCCCACGGCGATGAGGTAGGTGCCGGCCTCGATGCGATCCGGAATGATCCGGGTACGGGCCGGCTGCAGGCGGTCCACCCCGTGCACCAGCAGGCGGTCACTGCCCCGGCCGTGGATGCGGGCGCCCATCGCCGTCAGCATGTCCACCAAGTTGCCCACCTCCGGCTCCCGGGCGGCGTTCTTGATCTCGGTGGTGCCCTCGGCCAGCGCGGCAGCCATGAGAATGTTCTCGGTACCGGTCACTGAAGGGATGTCGAAATAGACCGGTGCCCCCTGCAGGCGGCCGGTGACCCGGGCATCCACATAGCCGTGCTCCAGGGTGATCTCGGCGCCCAGGCGGCCGAAGCCGGCCAGGTGGAAATCGATGGGCCGGGCGCCGATGGCGCAGCCCCCGGGCAGGGAGACCCGGGCCTGGCCGAGACGGGCCAGAAGCGGCCCCAGCACCAGCACCGAGGCCCGCATGGTCTTCACCAGCTCGTAGGGTGCCTCGCAGCTCGTAAGCTCGCTGGTGTCCAGGGTCAAGGTGGAGCCTTGCCGCTCCCAGGCTACGCCGAGCTTGCCCAGGAGGGCGAGGATGGTGCGGGTGTCCCTGAGATCCGGCACGTTTTCCAGCACATGCTCGCCGGGAGCCAGGAGGGTGGCGCAGATGCACGGGAGAGCGGCGTTCTTGGCGCCGCTCACGACCACCTCGCCATGCAGCGGCTGGCCGCCGTCGATGATGAGCTTGTCCATGGGAGTCCTGCTTCGGCCCAGGGCCGGAAGTGAAGGGGTCAGGAGGCGCGGCGGCGGGCGATGAGCACCCGGGGCAGGCCACTGTAATCGGGATGGATGCGGGCCTCGGACCAGATCTGCCGGTCGCGGAGTCGGTGCAGGGCCACTTCTGCCTGGCCGGCGCCGATCTCGGTCAGGAGCCAGCCGCCGGGTCGGAGCACGGCCGGCACCGCGGCCAGAAGATGGGCCAGGATCTCCCAGCCCGCCTCGCCGCCAGCCAGGGCCAGGTGCGGCTCGTGATCCCGCACCTCCGGCTCCAGACCGGCGAGATCCTGGCGGCCGATGTAGGGCGGGTTGCTGACCACCAGGTCAAAGAGCGGCTGCGACCGCAGACAGCTGGTCCAGCTGCTCCGGATAAGCTGCACCCGGTCCCGGACCCCGTGCCGCCGGCAGTTGGCGGCCGCAACCCCCAGGGCCGCGGCAGAGCGGTCCACGGCCACCACGTGCAGGTGGGGCAGCTCCCGGGCCAGACAGATGGCCAGAACGCCGCTGCCGGTGCCCAGGTCCAGGGCCAGGCCGCCGGGGCGCGGCACCAGGGGCAGGGCCTGTTCCACGAGAGCCTCGGTCTCCGGCCGCGGGATGAGCACTGCCGGCGAAACCAGGAAGGACAGGGAGAAGAACTCCTGCTCGCCCCGGATGTAGGCCATGGGCTCCCGGGCCAGGCGCCGGTCCAGGAGAGACTGGAAGCGGGCTATGGTCGCGACATCCAGGGAACGATCCCCCTCCAGGATCACCTGGGCGCGATCAAGGCCGGTGGCCTGACCCAGGAGCAGGGCGGCGTCCACCGCTGCCTCCGCCACCCCCGCGGCCTGCAGGCGGCCGACCGCCTGCCGGTACAGCGCCCGCAGGGTGGAGGCCGCCGGGCTCAAAGCCGGTCGCCGAACTCGGCCAGCAGGCGGGCCTGCTCGTGGGTGAGCAGAGGCACGAGGAGATCGTCCAGATGGCCCAGCATCACCTGATCGAGCTTGTAGAGGGTGAGGCCGATGCGGTGGTCGGTGACCCGACCCTGAGGGAAGTTGTAGGTGCGGATGCGCTCGGAGCGATCGCCGCTGCCCACCTGGGTCTTGCGGTCCGAGGCGATCCGGCTCTGCTGATCCTGCTGCAGCTTGTCCAGCAGGCGGGCCCGCAGCACCTTCATGGCCTTGGCTTTGTTCTTGTGCTGGGACTTTTCGTCCTGGCACGTCACCACGAGGCCCGTGGGCAGATGGGTGACCCGCACCGCCGAATCGGTGGTGTTGACGCTCTGGCCGCCCGGACCGGAGGAGCGGTAGACGTCGATCTTGAGGTCATTGGGATCGAGGTCCACCTCCACCTCCTCGGCTTCGGGGATGATGGCCACCGTCACCGCCGAGGTGTGGATCCGGCCCTGGGTCTCCGTCTCTGGCACCCGCTGCACCCGGTGTACCCCCCGCTCGAACTTGAGGCGGCTGTAGACCTGGTCACCCGAGATCAGGGCGATGATCTCCTTGAACCCGCCGATGCCGGTGGGGTGGCTGTTCATGACCTCCACCCGCCAGCCCTGGATCTCGGCGTAGCGGCCATACATGCGGAAGAGATCCGCCACGAACAAGGCCGCCTCGTCGCCGCCGGTGCCCGCCCGGATCTCCAGGAAGGTGTTCTTGTCGTCGTTGGGATCCCGGGGGAGGAGATGGAAGAGCACCCGCCGCTCCAGCTCTTCGGCCCGGGCCGTCAGCTCCTCGACCTCCTGGGCCGCCATGGCCCGCATCTCCTCGTCCTCCTCCTGGAGCAGGGCCCGGGCCTCGTCCAGCTGGGCGAGCACGGCCTTGTAGGCCGTGTGATCGCCGTGCAGGCGGGCCAGCTGGGCGTGCTCCCGGGCCACCCGGGTCAGCTCGGCCTGATCGGCCATGACGCCGGTATCGGCAAGCCGGGTCTCGAGAAGCTCGAGCTTCTCGCCCAGGGCATCCAGTCGGGGAAACTGCCTGAACATCGGTGCGGGTCAGGGGATGACGGCAGGCCGCCGCAAGGGGAGGGAGGGGCAGGAGCACCAGCGCCCCCGCCCCCGCGACAACAGTCGCGCTTACTTGCGAACTTGGTAGCCGCTGTACTTCTTGAGGAACTTCTCGACCCGGCCAGCGGTGTCCACCAGCTTCTGCTTGCCGGTGAAGAACGGATGGCAGGCCGAGCAGATCTCCACCGTCACCTCCTTGTTCACCGAGCCGGTCTCCACTTCGTTGCCGCAGGCGCAGCGGGCCATGACCTTGTGGTACTTCGGATGGATGTCACTCTTCATGGCAATCTCCTTGGGGAGCATGGGAAAGACAGGCACTATACCGCGTTTTGGCGGTTTTGCAAGACCGGCGATCCGTTGCCGATCGGCGGCAGATCCAGCCCCAGCAGGCGGCGCAGCCGCACCAGCTCCAGCCAGGTGCGGGCCCAGGGGCCGGAGTTGTCCACGGCGTGGTGCGCCCGGAGGGCCTTGGTCATGGCAGGCAGCTGGGCGTCCATGGCCTGGGCCGCCTGCCTCATGGTCAGTCCATCGCGCCGGGCCAGCCGGGCCTGAGCCGTGGCCGCATCGGTCCACACCGCCACCACCCGATCGAAGTCCTCCTGCCAGCCGGCCTCGAAGAGCAACGGCACCTCCACCACCGCCACCAGATCCTGACCGGTCCGGTACCAGGCCGCAAGGCTGACCTGCACCCGCTCCCGCGCCAGGGGATGGATCAGGGCCTCCACCTGGACCCGCAGCGCCGGGTCGGCAAAGATCGCCTGCCGCAACGCCGGCCGATCGATCTCGCCGCCCGGTCGAAAGAGCTGTGGCGGCAGGCTGCTGCGGAGGGCCCGCCAGCCCGTGGCCCCGGGCTGCAGCAGCTGGCGGCAGACCGCGTCCACGTCCAGTCCCCGGCCCCGGGGGCTGGCGGCCAGGAAGCGGGCCACACTGCTCTTGCCGCAGCCGATGCCACCGGTCACTGCCACCCGCAGGAAGCCCTCGGCCATCCCTAGCCTCCGGTCCGACGCAGGGCCGCCAGCACGTCCTCGAAGTCCGGCCACACCGGCGCTACAAAGCGCATCATCTCGCCGCTGCCGGGATGACAAAAGGACAGGATCTGGGAATGGAGGAGCTGCCTGGGCACAGCCACCGGCAGGCAGACGGCGCGGCCGTACACCCGGTCCCCCACCACCGGATGGCCGATGGCCGCCATGTGCACGCGGATCTGGTGGGTGCGGCCGGTCTCCAGTGTCAGCTCCACCAGGGCGACCTGGGGGAAGGCCTCCACCAGACGCCAGCGGGTGGCAGCCTCGCGGCCGTCCCCAGGCCGGATCGCCATCTTTTGCCGCTGCACCGGATGGCGGCCGATGGGCAGGGCGATGCGCCCACTCGGCGCCGGCGGCCGGCCGGCCACCAGGGCCAGATAGCGCTTCTCCACCCGCCGATCCTGGAACTGGGTGACGAGCAGGCGGTGCGCCTGGTCGTGCTTGGCGATCACCATCACCCCGGAGGTATCCTTGTCCAGGCGGTGCACAATGCCCGGCCGCTCGACGCCGCCGATGCCGGACAGATCCCGGCAATGATAAAGCAGGCCGTGCACCAGGGTCTCCCCCTGGTGGCTCGATGCCGGATGCACCACCACGCCCGGTGGCTTGGCCACCACGATGAGATCGGCATCCTCATGGAGGATCCGGAAATCCACCGGCACCGGCGCCAGCTCGGTGGCTACCGGCGGCGGCAAGGTCACCCGGACGCTGTCCCCGGGGCGTAACCGGTAGCCGGGCTTCTCCGGCCGGCCGCTGACCAGAACGTGACCGGCGCGCATCAGGACCGCAATGCGGCTCCGGCTCAGACCCGGCAGCCGGCCGTTGGCCAGCACCAGATCCAGCCGCTGCCCGACCTCGGCCGGCGCCGGGATCAGCTCTACCGTGTCCACGGACAGCGCTCCAGGAAGATGGATGGGGGAAAAAACGACGGGCACAGAGGTCTTGCACCCAAGAGGCGACCTCTGTGCCCGGGGTCCACCCCAGCGGGGTGGTCGGCGTGACCGCTCAGCCCGCTGGCGCGTCAGGAATGGGCGAAGATCGATTCGATATGCTGTTCCACCTCCCCCTCCCGCAGGTTGTCGGCGATGGACAGCTCCTTGACCAGCAGACTCCGGGCTGTATCCATCATCTTCCGCTCCCCGAAGGAAAGGGTC
The sequence above is a segment of the Thermodesulfobacteriota bacterium genome. Coding sequences within it:
- the prfA gene encoding peptide chain release factor 1, whose protein sequence is MFRQFPRLDALGEKLELLETRLADTGVMADQAELTRVAREHAQLARLHGDHTAYKAVLAQLDEARALLQEEDEEMRAMAAQEVEELTARAEELERRVLFHLLPRDPNDDKNTFLEIRAGTGGDEAALFVADLFRMYGRYAEIQGWRVEVMNSHPTGIGGFKEIIALISGDQVYSRLKFERGVHRVQRVPETETQGRIHTSAVTVAIIPEAEEVEVDLDPNDLKIDVYRSSGPGGQSVNTTDSAVRVTHLPTGLVVTCQDEKSQHKNKAKAMKVLRARLLDKLQQDQQSRIASDRKTQVGSGDRSERIRTYNFPQGRVTDHRIGLTLYKLDQVMLGHLDDLLVPLLTHEQARLLAEFGDRL
- the rpmE gene encoding 50S ribosomal protein L31; this translates as MKSDIHPKYHKVMARCACGNEVETGSVNKEVTVEICSACHPFFTGKQKLVDTAGRVEKFLKKYSGYQVRK
- the murA gene encoding UDP-N-acetylglucosamine 1-carboxyvinyltransferase — protein: MDKLIIDGGQPLHGEVVVSGAKNAALPCICATLLAPGEHVLENVPDLRDTRTILALLGKLGVAWERQGSTLTLDTSELTSCEAPYELVKTMRASVLVLGPLLARLGQARVSLPGGCAIGARPIDFHLAGFGRLGAEITLEHGYVDARVTGRLQGAPVYFDIPSVTGTENILMAAALAEGTTEIKNAAREPEVGNLVDMLTAMGARIHGRGSDRLLVHGVDRLQPARTRIIPDRIEAGTYLIAVGATGGDVTVTGCLPSHLPSLPDKLRAAGLTVTEQEQAIRVRRNGPIRNVDIKTLPFPGFATDLQAQMMALMCLGNGLSVITETIFENRFMHVAELRRLGAEIQISGKAAIVRGQGKLFGAPVMATDLRASASLVVAGLAAQGTTEVLRIYHLERGYERLVDKLSGLGARVRKEKE
- a CDS encoding ATP-binding protein, coding for MPLRPLVGPPSGGPSDFTSPGTRGRLQWLLFLRTVVVSLVLGVSVLLQSKGQGIVIPPLTYLAAFIAGVYGISILSAFCLRLLARLDRFALVQLVIDAALVTALVYSTGCSQSIFTILFFFPIIGGSLILYRTGGLVLAALGSAGLGLTLSLEYFRRYPAYFQQFAFMPSWDLLALVNLFTIHALSFFLAAFLSSWLSERLRRTEAALSRTAESLDRLSALSKRIFDDISTGILTMDSGGRITSANRAAAEITRFAAADLMSRPMAEIFPSIDPGRSRRSRAEAEIQRADGSRIPVGYSSSVLRTQEGQGDGWVITIQDLSQIKQMEAQVMQAEKLAAIGEMAAGIAHEFRNPLAAISGAAQVLRDDPAMAPGHQGLMTIITRECDRLSDSIADFLLFSRPALPEKGWFSLSNLVEETVTILERTPAWSETVQIRDRIPAQLDLYGDERQMKQVLLNLLANALQALAGRSGFVEIGAREEEGPDGQSQALITVRDNGPGIPAGLQARIYDPFFTTRENGTGLGLAIVQQIVRHHGGQISVASSPDTGTAFTVALPLPDQP
- a CDS encoding sigma-54 dependent transcriptional regulator, with protein sequence MASILVVDDELSMREFLTILLAKEGHQVHAAATGAEALSILAQEPVDCLFSDIRMPGMGGLELLHEAKAARPELPVIMITAYASPQDAVTAMKEGAFDYVTKPFKVDEIKAILAAALETAKNVAVASSPGPDTGSFEGIVGTSPEMRRIFEVIRRIAPTRANVLITGESGTGKELVARAIHRLASVEERPFVPITCSAIPEPLLESELFGHVKGAFTGATSGKVGLFELASHGTVFLDEIGELPPMLQVKLLRVLQEREVKRVGGTETVKVDLRIVAATNRDLEEEVMAGRFREDLFYRLAVVPLRVPPLRERKGDVPLLVAHFLREHAARMGKAASGISSYALQVLLDYDFPGNVRELENIIERGLALESSTIILPESLTLSLHKKRLRQHAEEDAPPAAPPAGIDQSDVFALGLDEVVARTEKRLIELGLARAGGSKMRAAELLKVSFRSLRYKIHKYGIPS
- a CDS encoding RluA family pseudouridine synthase, with translation MDTVELIPAPAEVGQRLDLVLANGRLPGLSRSRIAVLMRAGHVLVSGRPEKPGYRLRPGDSVRVTLPPPVATELAPVPVDFRILHEDADLIVVAKPPGVVVHPASSHQGETLVHGLLYHCRDLSGIGGVERPGIVHRLDKDTSGVMVIAKHDQAHRLLVTQFQDRRVEKRYLALVAGRPPAPSGRIALPIGRHPVQRQKMAIRPGDGREAATRWRLVEAFPQVALVELTLETGRTHQIRVHMAAIGHPVVGDRVYGRAVCLPVAVPRQLLHSQILSFCHPGSGEMMRFVAPVWPDFEDVLAALRRTGG
- the prmC gene encoding peptide chain release factor N(5)-glutamine methyltransferase, producing the protein MSPAASTLRALYRQAVGRLQAAGVAEAAVDAALLLGQATGLDRAQVILEGDRSLDVATIARFQSLLDRRLAREPMAYIRGEQEFFSLSFLVSPAVLIPRPETEALVEQALPLVPRPGGLALDLGTGSGVLAICLARELPHLHVVAVDRSAAALGVAAANCRRHGVRDRVQLIRSSWTSCLRSQPLFDLVVSNPPYIGRQDLAGLEPEVRDHEPHLALAGGEAGWEILAHLLAAVPAVLRPGGWLLTEIGAGQAEVALHRLRDRQIWSEARIHPDYSGLPRVLIARRRAS
- the coaE gene encoding dephospho-CoA kinase (Dephospho-CoA kinase (CoaE) performs the final step in coenzyme A biosynthesis.), producing the protein MAEGFLRVAVTGGIGCGKSSVARFLAASPRGRGLDVDAVCRQLLQPGATGWRALRSSLPPQLFRPGGEIDRPALRQAIFADPALRVQVEALIHPLARERVQVSLAAWYRTGQDLVAVVEVPLLFEAGWQEDFDRVVAVWTDAATAQARLARRDGLTMRQAAQAMDAQLPAMTKALRAHHAVDNSGPWARTWLELVRLRRLLGLDLPPIGNGSPVLQNRQNAV